One part of the Homo sapiens chromosome 19, GRCh38.p14 Primary Assembly genome encodes these proteins:
- the LOC124904708 gene encoding uncharacterized protein LOC124904708, with protein sequence MGPWRNLFLVVVCWSSFWKSGRLGRGGDLDVCGSQPAPHFTEALGTKSETKNACPATQARPKRRAHQSVGELQRNRASLHEPHFFHRTPHTHSHAHTERHTETSNSRTETHTARQLLRLRGSALCQETPPERERPGEHRQAVPRNPSGDTCQGDAPSHRPCMPDASLGSLGITWCFLESPLEVSSGRFGLARLLGSQDHGDDPAERGRTATDAWGPSRWGQSPGNGGGYCDASPPSALAPGDRAWYVHFRVPGLWAALSGLSGCSPIGKQWRPCRRRFGEGDCMRQAAQDPDCRDLSASLSRPRVWVRV encoded by the coding sequence ATGGGCCCCTGGAGGAATTTGTTCTTGGTTGTCGTGTGCTGGTCTTCTTTCTGGAAGAGTGGGCGGCTTGGGAGGGGAGGTGATTTGGACGTTTGCGGGTCGCAGCCAGCCCCCCACTTCACCGAGGCTTTAGGAACCAAGAGCGAAACAAAGAACGCTTGCCCCGCAACCCAAGCCCGGCCAAAGAGACGGGCGCATCAGAGCGTAGGCGAACTACAGAGAAACCGCGCTTCACTGCACGAGCCACATTTCTTTCaccgcacaccacacacacactcacacgcacacacagaaagacacacgGAAACATCCAACAGTcgcacagaaacacacacagccAGGCAGCTCCTGAGGCTGCGCGGTTCTGCTCTCTGCCAGGAAACCCCTCCGGAAAGAGAGCGCCCCGGGGAACACAGGCAGGCCGTACCTCGAAATCCCAGCGGGGACACCTGTCAGGGAGACGCACCCTCACACCGCCCATGCATGCCCGACGCATCTTTGGGATCCTTAGGGATCACGTGGTGCTTCCTTGAATCTCCGCTTGAGGTTTCTTCAGGCAGGTTCGGCCTTGCCCGACTCCTAGGATCGCAGGACCATGGCGACGATCCCGCGGAGAGGGGACGCACTGCCACAGACGCCTGGGGGCCAAGCCGCTGGGGCCAGTCCCCCGGCAACGGTGGCGGTTACTGTGACGCGAGTCCCCCCTCAGCGCTAGCGCCTGGTGATCGCGCCTGGTACGTGCACTTTCGCGTTCCCGGTTTGTGGGCCGCATTGTCAGGGCTCTCAGGCTGCAGCCCAATAGGAAAACAGTGGAGGCCGTGCAGGCGGCGGTTCGGGGAAGGAGACTGCATGCGACAAGCAGCGCAGGACCCTGACTGTCGTGACCTCAGTGCCTCCTTGAGCCGACCTCGTGTTTGGGTCCGGGTGTAG